The following coding sequences are from one Epinephelus fuscoguttatus linkage group LG5, E.fuscoguttatus.final_Chr_v1 window:
- the LOC125888473 gene encoding LOW QUALITY PROTEIN: olfactory receptor 49-like (The sequence of the model RefSeq protein was modified relative to this genomic sequence to represent the inferred CDS: substituted 1 base at 1 genomic stop codon) has product MVNSTQVTYFTFTAYFDSSHFQYLYFLFVMFLYMLILCSNLLLIVVICVNRTLHEPMYMFLCSLFVNELYGSTGLFPFLLLQILSDIHAVSTSFCFLQIFCVYSYGCVEFSNLAVMSYDRYLAICYPLQYNTCMTFYKVVVLISLSXLFPVLTVVVLVSLIGSLQLCGNVINKVYCDYYSIVKLACYDTTVQNIYGLIYGSLIISCPVSLIFYSYIKILKVCFSGSKQTRQKAVSTCTPHLASLLNFSFAGLFEIIQNRFNMNSVPNMLRIVLSLHFFTCQPLFNPVMYGLNMSKIRNIFKSLAQ; this is encoded by the coding sequence ATGGTAAACTCAACTCAGGTGACATACTTCACATTCACCGCCTACTTTGACAGCAGCCATTTCCAGTACTTATATTTCTTGTTCGTCATGTTCCTATATATGTTGATTCTTTGCTCCAACCTCCTGCTGATTGTGGTTATCTGTGTGAACAGAACCTTACATGAACCTATGTACATGTTTCTGTGCAGCCtgtttgtaaatgaactgtatGGTAGTACAGGGTTGTTTCCATTCCTGCTGCTTCAGATCCTCTCTGACATTCACGCTGTTTCTACCTCCTTTTGTTTCCTGCAGATTTTCTGTGTGTACTCATATGGATGTGTAGAGTTTTCCAACCTAGCCGTCATGTCTTATGACAGATATCTTGCCATCTGTTATCCTCTACAATATAACACATGTATGACATTTTACAAGGTCGTCGTTCTTATTTCTCTGAGTTGATTATTCCCTGTTCTTACAGTTGTTGTTTTGGTGTCATTAATTGGTTCTTTACAGCTGTGTGGGAACGTTATCAATAAGGTGTACTGTGACTACTACTCCATCGTTAAACTGGCATGTTATGACACCACAGTCCAGAACATTTATGGACTAATTTACGGCTCTCTCATAATCTCATGTCCTGTATCTTTAATCTTTTACAGTTATATAAAGATccttaaagtttgtttttctggttCTAAACAGACCAGACAGAAAGCTGTCAGCACCTGCACACCTCACCTTGCTTCCCTCTTGAACTTCTCCTTTGCTGGTCTTTTTGAAATAATACAGAATCGGTTTAATATGAACAGTGTGCCCAACATGTTGCGAATCGTTTTGTCATTACACTTTTTTACATGTCAGCCTCTTTTCAACCCTGTAATGTATGGACTGAATATGTCCAAAATTCGTAACATATTTAAAAGTCTGGCCCAGTGA